The Oceanivirga salmonicida DNA window TTACAAAACTATCGTACTCATCTATTAACAATATGGGTTTAATACCTTCTACTTCATGTATTGCTTCTGTTAATATTTGTAGTGATTCACTCAATTCTGATGATTTTTCTTTATTATCTAATATATCAAATACTCTTTCTTTAATTTTATCTGAAAGTTCCTTATTTTTTATATCAAGAAAATATGCTCTTAAAAGTTTTTGTATTGCATATTTTACTTCATCCAAACTTTTTGCTTCCTTATTTTTAAAATCAAGGTGT harbors:
- a CDS encoding AAA family ATPase; translated protein: MDEVKYAIQKLLRAYFLDIKNKELSDKIKERVFDILDNKEKSSELSESLQILTEAIHEVEGIKPILLIDEYDSFVIDMLDKDELPEVISFFRTLFGTALKGNPDLHFAVLVGITELT